A segment of the Arachis hypogaea cultivar Tifrunner chromosome 5, arahy.Tifrunner.gnm2.J5K5, whole genome shotgun sequence genome:
CCTGTAATCAAAATCCAAGAAGAAGGAACATTAAAGAGCACGTGCTTAACAGTATGGAGAAAATCTCTTGTCATGAATTGCAAGGGTTTCACAGTCATCGATTCCCACGGAAATCTTGTCTATAGGGTCGACAATTACATCCACAACCCCAACGAGGTTGTTCTCATGGATGCTTCTGGAAACTCTGTTCTCACCATGTGCCGGCGCACCAAGGTATGTAATGTCAGAATAAATTGTTCTTAGCTATAATATATTAAGACGTGTTATGTTTGATGTGATAATACTTGTATATGCAGAAGCTTGGGTTCGGACATAGTTGGTATGTGTATGAAGGGGAAGGTAGGGAGAGTCCAATTTGTTGTGTAAAGAAGCATGTGAATATTTTACAGGGAAACCCCAAGGTTCAAGCCTACGTGTACCGGCGGCATAAGCCATGTGTGGCGGCGTTTACGGTGGAAGGTTCGTACGCGCAACGGACGTGTAAGGTGTTGGACGAGTGTGGAAGCGAGGTGGCTCAGATCAAGAGGAAGGAAGCGAATACGAAGAACGTTAACGTGTCGTTTGGGATGGACATTTTTCAGTTGCTTGTGCATCCTGGCTTTGATCCTGCTTTCGCCATGGCACTTGTCTTGCTTCTCGATCAAATGTTTTCTTAGCACTGTTTCCCCGTCCCCTTTTTTTTGTTCTACTTCTTGTACTTGAGGaaatccattttcaaaaataagatgAAATACAAAAACTATCCATTATTGAACTGCTTGATTGTGTGCtaataatgaatttataattttaatttatttttactttttattatacaATTTGACTAAACCTAGTTTAATCTAAATGGTTGCAACCTTAATACTTTGTGAATTCATAAcactgaatttaaattttaaactatgaATATAATGAACAGAGGTGATAGGTTCGAATTGGTGATAGATTCGAATTAAAATTAAGGTTGTGTTTGGTCAGTATCTTTGAGATTTACAGACATATACActaatatatagaaaaataaagacacaaaaataCACTAAAATTTTAACATC
Coding sequences within it:
- the LOC112801447 gene encoding protein LURP-one-related 8 codes for the protein MRVFPRLRSLSRAVHQEQVEQEKERNNNDEYPVIKIQEEGTLKSTCLTVWRKSLVMNCKGFTVIDSHGNLVYRVDNYIHNPNEVVLMDASGNSVLTMCRRTKKLGFGHSWYVYEGEGRESPICCVKKHVNILQGNPKVQAYVYRRHKPCVAAFTVEGSYAQRTCKVLDECGSEVAQIKRKEANTKNVNVSFGMDIFQLLVHPGFDPAFAMALVLLLDQMFS